In the genome of Catharus ustulatus isolate bCatUst1 chromosome 1, bCatUst1.pri.v2, whole genome shotgun sequence, the window GGGCGCTCCCCCCAGGAATACCGGGACAATTTCCACTTcaaaactctgcatttcctgctgaccAACGCCCTGGCCACGTTGagggctgctcaggggcagCAATGTCGCTGGGTGTACCGAGGGGTGCGCATGTACAAGTTCAAGGCAAAGGTTGGTGACATCGTCCGCTTTGGTCAATTCGCATCATCAACACTTCacaaaaatgtcagcaaaaaaTTCGGGACCACCACGATGTTCAAGGTGAAGACGTGTCAGGGTGCAGACATCCAGGCTTACTCCTATTATTCCGATGAGGCAGAGGTGCTGATCCCACCCTTCGAGGAGTTCAAGGTCACCAAAGTCATTGAGAAAGGGGAGAAGGTGGAGATCCACCTCGACTCCATTGGGACCTACAGCACATACAACTGCGAGTGGCTGAgaggtggggacagcctggggccatggggacacccactggggccatggggacaccccctggGACCATGGGGAGagcctggggccatggggacacccactGAAGCCATGGGGACACTCTTGATGAGGCACAGGGGACAATGATActggctgggatgggggacatggacaggggCACCCTCTGCGTCTGTGGGGACATTGACACCCTGTGCAGGGGCCATCAAGCCTGGGGACATGAAGGAGCTCagtgggcatggggacaggaacatccatgacagggcacagggacagggacccccaaatctaggaggggacagggatggggaaaccCCTGCCAGGAGatgactgggacagggacagggacagggacatgccCATTCTgaccctgtccctcctctccacagacagtgctgtggggacagcccctgTGTGCTGAACTTGgtgggcagggaccccaaatgGCACCCCATGAACCCCTGGCACCCCCTGTCCCCTATCACCCCTCACTCCCACCAGGACCCTCCTGACCTCCCTGGTCCCTGCACCCCCTGATGCCCTCTCCCaaccctgtcactgtcacctcatTGTCCCCCATCTCTCCTATTACCCCTTGCCCCCATTATGGCTGTTCCCTGACCCCTTACTCCCCCACGGTCACCCTGAACTCCCTCTTTGTCCCCCAGatgggagtgtccccagggcccctgCCATCTTGGAGGACTCCTCCtggccaccacagccctggcagcggCCACTGGTATCCTCTGAACCACGACGCCACCAAGGTCACCgaggtcactgtggtcactgtggcaACCATGACCACCGTGGCCACCTGAGGGCAGCGGTAAAGAAGAGACGGTGTCTCCATGCTGTGCTTGCATTAGGCCATGAAGCCGTTTATTGACACACAAAGCAGAGTTTATACACTTTTGCAGCTATTGCTAAAAATAGCCACCAATAACGTTCCTGTAACCAGGCTCCATTGCTCACTCGTAGCTAAATAACATTGCTCAATCTCTGTCTCGCTTTAAGCTAACCAGGCACATGCAGTAATTCCCGGGATTCCCCACAAAGCTGCACACTCAGCACCTCGGACAGAGCACTTTCTCATCTCTTACATTCCTTCTTCAAAATCCCGCTTACTCTTGCCAAGGCTTGTGGCTGCAGTGGCCAGCACATCCTTGCTGGTTGTGATGAGCTGGGCAGTGCTCGCAGTTCTGCTCTCTGGTTGTATTCCCACATCTCATTTCTGTTCCACCAAAGTTCTTTGTTGACTCTTGGAGGTTGGGAGAGTTTTACTCTTTCTCCTTGGTGGAGaattttcccattatcatgctaaggaaGTCTGCTGGGTGGCTCCCTcagcttttaattgctcaagaccaaagggatgggtgggggCTGTCTCCCTCGCTCAATTGCTGGTGGGGTTTAGGGGGCCTGAGAGGctggttgtgtttttttcttccttggtcGCTCTCTCCAGTCGGAACGCTacaggaggagagaggttttGTCTGCGGTCGGAtttgccctgcaccctgcactgctACAACCTCCTGTCTCTGAGACAACcgctgagaaccgggacacAACAGTGAGCGGGGAGTTCTTCCTTcatccttctcccacctgggtCACGGCCCTGCCGtctccacctccctgctcccgcCTGCTGCTGTCGCGGCTGCGAAGGACCTGTCCTACTCTTCACTGGGACTGCGCGGAGAAGAAGAGTGTCTGcaactgaaaaagggactgggactgagttttgttctgttttgtcgctgattttttcatagctgaggttgttcttgtttgtcctGTAGATATATCAGTACTCTTATTCCTAAACCCACACCTTTGCCGAAAAGCCCCTTAACTTCCAAATCATAATAAATTAGAAGGAGgagattttcactctccattttaggaGGAGcccctgcctttttcttggcagtacctGTCGCCCAAACCTACAGGGATGTCATCTGGTACGGGACCCCATTTGGTGTCTGGGGTGTGACAGCAAACCAgtgagcagtggggagtgggactgggggcactggggggatgtgggactgtgggattggggtcctggggggtgaGAAATAAGAGAGAGAATAGAAAGTTTTAGTTGACCTGAAGGTGCTGGACAGGGCTGAATGATgaaatagcagaaaaatataaaagaatgcaaaactgggggcacagcagggtAAATGTGTCTGGAGCCTGTGGATAAAAAGATAAATGGAACTCCAGTGAGGGGTTTTGGCAAGTTCTGTAATACAGAAGCCACAGTGCTGGCCAAAAGTCAGAGGACAAGGCAGGTGATCGAAGATATTGGGGCACTCAGTGGAAACCACGCCCTGAAGCCCCATTTTGTGACACCAGAGTAGTAAAATTCTATCTTAAAAGAGGCAGAACCAGGAAAAGTGCTGTTTCTGTTCCAGATGAGCATcccattttaatgaatatttaaaattagagTGGATCAATTCCTCTTGGCAAAGcccccctgagcagcaggagcaggagagatccCCTGTGAGTCCGAGCTGATCAAGAATTCCGGCTCTCTGGTACCTCCAGCTATGCCAGGGAGTTCACTCCGCCTGATTTCGGtatcaggggctggggggatactgggggctcttgggggggacaggggactgtgggattggggtctgggtggcactgggggtgtcatgggactgggattggggtcatggggtGCTCTGAGGGAAGGTGAGGGGGTACACGGGAtggtgggagtgggattggggtcatggggggTTGGGACACACTGTGGGGGTAGGGAGTGATGCCTGGATTTGGGTTGAGGTTCTGGGGTGACACCAAAGAAATTGGGGAGTGGGAGTGGtattggggtgtggggacaggctgaggggaacactgaggggctcagggagtgGCCCCAGGATTTGGtctggggtcctggggtggCTGAGGGGAATTGTAATCATGGGAGTAGGATTGGGTTTTTGGCGGGGGGGGCATGGTCCTATGGGATTGGGATTGCGCTCCCTGGGGACTGGGAGATGTTGGGGAGACATAAGTAACTCCCGGATTTGGGATGAGGGAGCCCAGACATGTGCAGGGGTCCCCTGGCCAGGACTGCCTCCCTTCCCCTGGGCTGACCCATTGCCCTCTACAGTCCACAACTCAGGAACCTTCCCCGTGTCACTtccatgtcccctctgtgtccccccgtgtcccttctgtgtcccctctgtgtccctcagtgtccacACTTCTCCCTGTGGCCTCTCCCATCCATGGCCCTCCTGGctctcaccctggcactgctggcaatgACCGTGGCCACCAAGGTCATAACGGTGCCCCTGGACATGGCCCTGAACTCCTTCGATGACCAGTACCAGGGTTGTGGCCCTGATATGAAGGCGGAGCTCCCGGCCCTGAACCGTTCCGAGCGCAAGAACAATCCTCTGTTCGACCGGGCCTGGCCAAAGGCTGTGGCAGAGTGGCAGAAATGGGGGTCCCGTGTGTCCCCTCTGTCGTCCCCAGAGCAGGCCATCGCCATCATGGCCTACTCCATGAATGTGTCCATCATGGACCAATACCTCTATGAGGAGTTCAACAAGAAAGT includes:
- the LOC116994696 gene encoding erythroblast NAD(P)(+)--arginine ADP-ribosyltransferase-like gives rise to the protein MALLALTLALLAMTVTTVAITLKPLDMALDSFDDQYQGCGPAMRAELPALNCSEFENNPLFAKVWPKAVAKWQSEGSPVSPLSSSAQAIAIMAYTMSDLYRRFNKKVREAGRSPQEYRDNFHFKTLHFLLTNALATLRAAQGQQCRWVYRGVRMYKFKAKVGDIVRFGQFASSTLHKNVSKKFGTTTMFKVKTCQGADIQAYSYYSDEAEVLIPPFEEFKVTKVIEKGEKVEIHLDSIGTYSTYNCEWLRDGSVPRAPAILEDSSWPPQPWQRPLVSSEPRRHQGHRGHCGHCGNHDHRGHLRAAVKKRRCLHAVLALGHEAVY